A single Paracholeplasma morum DNA region contains:
- a CDS encoding AAA family ATPase, translating into MLKKFTVQNYKGFKDAISIDFSKYRDYKFNSHVINNGLLTKAVIYGKNATGKTNFGLALFDITLHLVDKQQSPHEYINYLNAASVESSASFEYIFLLDNTEVSYRYKKKNANKLDFEELYIGENKVYSYSYTAKRGDFENLELVDASSLQVPTDEMSISVLRYIKNNTVQEKKSILSQLFYFVEHMLWFRSLGDNEYIGYKNGIDFIMERIIKDDKLSDYERFLNDMEIPLKLELRTDITGKGTIYAKFSDKYLNFWEIASNGTKALTLFYYWSQKFSDISFLFIDEFDAFYHTEISEVILKKLTESKLGQALVTTHNTGIMSNNFMRPDSYFILSKNKLTPLSDCTERELREGHNLEKMYRNGEFL; encoded by the coding sequence ATGTTAAAAAAGTTTACAGTTCAAAATTACAAAGGGTTTAAAGATGCTATTTCAATTGATTTCTCTAAATACAGAGATTATAAATTCAATAGTCATGTGATTAATAACGGACTTTTGACAAAGGCTGTCATTTATGGAAAAAATGCTACTGGAAAGACGAACTTTGGGTTGGCTTTGTTTGATATCACTTTGCATTTAGTAGATAAACAACAATCTCCTCATGAATACATTAATTATTTGAATGCTGCTAGTGTTGAATCATCAGCAAGTTTTGAGTACATTTTTTTACTAGACAATACGGAAGTATCTTATAGATATAAGAAAAAGAACGCCAATAAGCTAGATTTTGAGGAACTCTATATTGGAGAAAATAAAGTATATAGCTACAGTTATACAGCAAAAAGAGGCGACTTTGAAAACTTAGAACTAGTTGATGCTAGTTCCCTCCAAGTTCCAACTGATGAGATGAGTATATCAGTATTAAGATACATTAAGAACAATACAGTTCAAGAAAAAAAGAGTATTCTAAGTCAGCTGTTCTATTTTGTGGAACATATGCTATGGTTTAGGTCTTTGGGTGATAATGAGTACATCGGGTATAAAAATGGAATTGACTTTATCATGGAAAGAATTATTAAAGATGACAAACTATCTGATTACGAGAGATTCTTGAATGATATGGAAATCCCCTTAAAACTTGAGTTAAGGACGGATATTACCGGTAAGGGAACCATTTATGCGAAGTTTTCTGATAAATACTTAAACTTTTGGGAGATTGCGTCTAATGGGACTAAGGCTCTAACATTGTTTTATTATTGGAGTCAAAAGTTTTCAGATATTTCTTTCTTATTTATTGATGAGTTTGATGCCTTTTATCATACGGAGATTTCAGAAGTTATCTTAAAAAAACTCACCGAATCAAAATTAGGTCAAGCACTAGTGACTACGCACAATACTGGGATTATGTCTAACAATTTTATGAGACCAGACAGTTATTTTATTTTGTCTAAGAATAAGCTGACACCTCTTTCAGACTGTACCGAAAGAGAATTGAGAGAAGGACATAATTTAGAAAAGATGTATCGAAATGGCGAATTTCTCTAA